A part of Corynebacterium mustelae genomic DNA contains:
- the gdhA gene encoding NADP-specific glutamate dehydrogenase, translating to MSTVEEKVSGYYDLLLQRNAGEPEFHQAVAEVMESLKIVLEKDPHYADYGLIQRLCEPERQLIFRVPWVDDQGVVQVNRGFRVQFNSALGPYKGGLRFHPSVNLGIIKFLGFEQIFKNSLTGLPIGGGKGGSDFDPKGKSDAEIMRFCQSFMMELHRHIGEYRDVPAGDIGVGGREIGYLFGQYRRMANQHESGVLTGKGLTWGGSLVRTEATGYGCVYFTQEMMKAHRTTLEGAKVIVSGSGNVAIYAIEKAQELGATVIGFSDSSGWVHTPNGVDVAKLKEIKEVRRERVTAYVDEVEGATFHSEGSIWDLPCDVALPCATQNELDGDNARTLAANGCKFVAEGANMPSTAEAIEVFRETGVHFAPGKAANAGGVATSALEMQQNASRDSWSFEYTDERLRDIMKNIFRTCDETARAYGHEGDYVVGANIAGFKKVADAMLAQGVI from the coding sequence ATGTCCACTGTTGAAGAAAAGGTTTCTGGCTACTACGACCTCCTACTCCAACGCAATGCTGGTGAACCGGAATTTCACCAAGCCGTAGCGGAAGTAATGGAATCGCTGAAAATTGTGTTAGAAAAAGATCCACACTACGCAGACTATGGACTAATCCAGCGACTCTGCGAACCTGAGCGGCAATTAATCTTCCGCGTCCCGTGGGTCGATGACCAGGGTGTTGTTCAAGTCAACCGTGGCTTCCGAGTCCAATTCAACTCAGCTCTGGGCCCCTACAAGGGCGGGTTGCGGTTCCATCCATCCGTCAACCTCGGCATCATCAAATTCCTTGGTTTTGAGCAGATCTTCAAAAATTCCCTTACCGGCCTTCCCATCGGTGGCGGTAAAGGCGGCTCCGACTTCGACCCCAAAGGTAAATCAGACGCAGAAATCATGCGCTTCTGCCAATCCTTCATGATGGAGCTGCACCGTCACATCGGTGAATACCGTGACGTACCAGCTGGCGATATCGGTGTGGGTGGCCGGGAAATCGGCTACCTTTTCGGTCAATATCGTCGCATGGCAAACCAACACGAATCCGGTGTTCTTACCGGCAAAGGTCTCACCTGGGGTGGTTCGTTGGTTCGCACCGAAGCAACCGGCTACGGTTGTGTGTACTTCACTCAAGAGATGATGAAAGCACATCGCACCACCCTCGAAGGCGCTAAGGTTATCGTTTCCGGTTCCGGCAACGTTGCAATCTATGCCATCGAAAAGGCACAAGAATTGGGCGCAACCGTTATCGGTTTCTCCGACTCCTCTGGTTGGGTCCACACCCCGAACGGCGTTGATGTTGCCAAGCTCAAAGAAATCAAAGAAGTTCGTCGGGAGCGGGTTACCGCATACGTTGATGAAGTCGAAGGCGCTACTTTCCACTCTGAGGGATCCATCTGGGACTTGCCGTGTGATGTGGCGTTGCCATGCGCTACCCAAAATGAGCTAGATGGTGATAACGCTCGTACCCTGGCAGCTAATGGGTGCAAGTTCGTGGCTGAGGGGGCAAATATGCCATCTACCGCCGAAGCTATTGAAGTGTTCCGCGAAACCGGGGTTCACTTTGCGCCAGGCAAAGCTGCAAACGCTGGTGGCGTTGCCACCTCCGCGCTGGAAATGCAACAAAATGCGTCTCGTGATTCGTGGTCCTTTGAGTACACCGATGAACGGTTGCGCGACATTATGAAGAATATCTTCCGTACCTGCGATGAAACTGCGCGGGCTTACGGTCACGAAGGTGATTATGTGGTGGGCGCAAACATCGCGGGCTTTAAAAAAGTCGCTGATGCGATGTTGGCACAGGGTGTGATCTAA
- the rnc gene encoding ribonuclease III — translation MSKKKNRLTGTEALDQVFSSTDHTPLIAALGIDIPEDLLKLALTHRSFANENGTLPNNERLEFLGDAVLGLSVAGQLYAQYPTRAESDISKMRASIVSRYGLADIAREINLGEHILLGKGELITDGRNKDSILADTTEALLGAVYLAHGFEPARAVVLRLFKNKIDTASATGLHQDWKTALQERLAEYKLPMPVYEATSVGPEHEQLFTATVSVCDKVIGVGEGTNKKLAEQAGAHQGLQKLNDPKTRAELIACQNSQK, via the coding sequence GTGAGTAAGAAAAAGAACCGGCTTACCGGAACCGAAGCGCTCGACCAGGTGTTCTCCAGCACCGATCACACACCGTTGATTGCAGCATTGGGGATAGATATCCCGGAGGATCTTCTCAAACTCGCGCTCACGCACCGCTCTTTTGCCAATGAGAATGGCACGTTGCCGAACAACGAACGATTGGAGTTTTTAGGCGACGCCGTTTTGGGATTGTCGGTGGCAGGGCAGCTTTATGCGCAATACCCAACCCGGGCGGAAAGCGACATTTCCAAGATGCGGGCGAGTATTGTTTCCCGTTACGGCTTGGCTGATATTGCCCGTGAGATCAACTTAGGCGAACATATTTTGCTGGGCAAGGGGGAGTTGATTACCGATGGCCGTAATAAGGATTCGATCCTTGCGGATACCACTGAGGCGCTGTTAGGTGCGGTTTATTTGGCGCACGGTTTTGAACCCGCTCGTGCCGTGGTGTTGCGGCTGTTTAAAAACAAGATAGATACTGCTTCGGCAACGGGGCTGCATCAGGATTGGAAGACCGCCCTCCAGGAACGCCTTGCGGAATATAAATTACCCATGCCGGTCTATGAAGCCACCTCGGTTGGCCCGGAGCACGAGCAATTATTTACCGCCACGGTTTCCGTGTGCGACAAAGTCATCGGCGTTGGGGAAGGAACTAATAAGAAGCTGGCGGAACAAGCTGGCGCCCACCAGGGATTGCAAAAGCTCAACGATCCGAAGACAAGGGCCGAACTGATCGCATGCCAGAACTCCCAGAAGTAG
- a CDS encoding glycerate kinase → MRIVIAPDSFKGTVSAQEAADLIGSGIRQAVSGTDCANNLEIIAIAMADGGEGTAAAFHGEQITLPTTDANGRLTEASYVYDDATHTAFIDVAAASGLPQVIDDLRPLTADTFGTGVLIADAQTRGATRITLGLGGSATTDGGTGILAALGASPLSATGYALQPGGAALRDLDSIDTAQLNIPAAAMEWVLLADVVNPATGPTGSAATFGPQKGASSEDIAALDAGISRLCEVCEIDPTTPGMGAAGALAVGITWLSTLMHGTSSHVHLLPGAAVVAEATGLAEYIADADCVITGEGRLDSQSLSGKVVGEVLKLTHGTPVIVVTGQSLISPPAQATVLELIDADPQAQFIDAGHRIAALLNVSQ, encoded by the coding sequence ATGCGCATTGTAATTGCACCAGATTCATTTAAAGGCACTGTGTCGGCCCAGGAAGCTGCCGATCTTATCGGTTCGGGAATTCGCCAGGCAGTTTCAGGAACCGATTGTGCCAACAATCTAGAGATCATCGCAATTGCTATGGCCGATGGCGGTGAGGGCACTGCGGCGGCTTTCCACGGCGAGCAGATCACCTTGCCCACAACTGATGCCAATGGCCGACTAACCGAGGCTAGTTATGTTTACGACGACGCCACCCACACCGCCTTCATTGATGTTGCCGCCGCCTCCGGTTTACCGCAGGTGATAGATGATTTGCGCCCACTGACTGCTGACACGTTTGGCACTGGGGTACTTATCGCTGATGCCCAAACACGCGGTGCGACGCGAATAACATTGGGGTTGGGGGGTAGCGCAACCACAGACGGTGGCACCGGAATTTTGGCGGCATTAGGGGCAAGCCCGCTGTCCGCAACAGGCTATGCGCTGCAACCAGGTGGCGCGGCGTTGCGGGATTTAGATTCGATTGACACCGCCCAATTGAATATCCCGGCCGCTGCGATGGAATGGGTTTTGCTTGCCGACGTGGTTAATCCCGCTACCGGCCCCACTGGTTCGGCGGCAACCTTCGGCCCACAAAAAGGCGCATCGTCTGAGGACATTGCAGCTTTGGATGCTGGCATTTCACGCTTGTGTGAAGTGTGTGAGATTGACCCTACAACACCCGGCATGGGGGCGGCGGGCGCATTGGCGGTTGGAATCACCTGGCTTTCTACCCTCATGCATGGCACATCATCCCATGTTCATTTATTGCCCGGTGCTGCGGTTGTCGCTGAGGCGACGGGCTTGGCGGAGTACATTGCTGATGCCGATTGTGTCATCACAGGTGAGGGACGGCTCGATTCCCAGTCGCTTTCTGGAAAGGTGGTGGGTGAAGTCCTAAAACTCACCCACGGTACACCTGTGATCGTGGTGACTGGCCAATCGCTCATTAGCCCGCCCGCCCAAGCTACTGTGCTTGAACTTATCGACGCCGACCCGCAGGCTCAGTTTATCGATGCTGGGCACCGGATCGCTGCCCTGCTTAACGTGTCACAATGA
- a CDS encoding DUF4921 family protein, which produces MTSLAARINPIQIMADSTVKQINPFSGTEVWTVPGRGNRPLTQPQQDHRPLTPGDHQTNCAFCESRKLETPPEKSRVVRAGDNWEILRGIPAAELDTTRAEFRRVPNLFEIVTYDYWKANYQYEMDPGTAKHMAEYVATPAGKQHVLDTVATKRNASGDTTPLSEEELLQCAECFFGGGHDIIIGRRHFVDGATDHSQLASSGSLSPEEHFTFTTFTVDSMRDLYARNRYAPYVAVFQNWLKPAGASFDHLHKQLVAIDEHGFQAEHEISKLRQNPNMYNEWAVDYAATRNLIIAENDHAVCFAGFGHRFPTLEVFSKSATPEPWLQSTAEIQALSDLIHACHAAAGPEIPCNEEWHHKPIDLDIPTPWRVMIKWRVSTLAGFEGGTKIYLNTISPWDMRDRVVSAMYELRKEGAIAANIRIATECRVQRNSLKYNPLLQR; this is translated from the coding sequence ATGACATCACTCGCAGCCCGTATCAACCCCATACAGATAATGGCGGATAGCACCGTTAAACAAATTAACCCGTTCTCCGGCACTGAAGTGTGGACCGTCCCTGGCAGAGGTAATCGACCTTTAACTCAACCTCAGCAGGACCATCGTCCGCTAACTCCCGGCGACCACCAAACTAACTGCGCCTTTTGCGAAAGCCGGAAACTAGAAACCCCACCAGAGAAATCTCGGGTGGTCCGCGCTGGCGATAACTGGGAAATACTGCGTGGCATTCCCGCCGCCGAATTAGATACCACCCGCGCCGAGTTTCGGCGGGTACCCAACCTGTTCGAAATCGTTACCTATGATTACTGGAAAGCAAACTACCAGTACGAAATGGACCCAGGCACAGCCAAACACATGGCCGAATACGTGGCCACCCCGGCAGGAAAACAGCACGTGTTAGACACTGTGGCAACCAAACGCAATGCCAGTGGCGACACCACCCCACTGAGCGAGGAGGAACTACTCCAGTGCGCTGAGTGTTTCTTTGGTGGCGGCCACGACATCATTATCGGAAGACGACACTTTGTCGACGGTGCCACAGACCACAGCCAATTAGCATCAAGCGGCAGCCTTAGCCCGGAAGAACACTTCACATTCACCACGTTCACCGTGGATTCCATGCGTGACTTGTATGCACGAAATAGATACGCACCATATGTTGCGGTTTTCCAAAACTGGCTGAAACCAGCCGGCGCATCTTTCGATCACTTGCATAAACAACTGGTTGCCATAGATGAACACGGTTTCCAAGCCGAACATGAAATTTCCAAGCTCAGACAGAACCCCAACATGTATAACGAGTGGGCTGTCGATTACGCCGCCACCCGAAACCTCATTATCGCCGAAAATGACCACGCCGTATGCTTCGCCGGATTCGGTCACCGCTTCCCTACTTTGGAGGTGTTTTCTAAGTCAGCCACCCCGGAACCATGGCTGCAATCCACAGCCGAAATCCAAGCATTAAGCGACCTCATTCACGCCTGCCACGCCGCTGCTGGCCCTGAAATTCCGTGCAATGAGGAATGGCACCATAAGCCCATTGATCTCGATATCCCCACCCCGTGGCGAGTGATGATTAAATGGCGAGTATCAACTTTGGCAGGTTTCGAGGGCGGAACCAAAATTTATCTCAACACCATTTCCCCGTGGGATATGCGCGACCGAGTAGTCTCAGCCATGTACGAGCTGAGAAAAGAAGGCGCAATCGCCGCGAATATCCGTATTGCCACGGAATGTCGTGTCCAGCGCAATAGCCTTAAATATAACCCGCTTCTACAACGATAG
- a CDS encoding fibronectin type III domain-containing protein codes for MSSHTWRTTALALGTSLSLALGMVQPLAFAQTPPAADAQQATKIRLRVDGTTIAAEWDAIEGTDHYTAELISVANGAVVGESLHTVHNQSFFTVAVPGSYYVQVTAWQSATQHSEPVRSAQVEITGEITVPAAPDAPVFELLGGGVARVQWQRNSNGGSDITGSEVILRPHGGGADITKLVEGETSTAEISGLVQGQAYTAIVRNRNSQGFSPESQPSDPIAVTPDPAGPRLTVTPTKVDATKTTEFTVAGVGYTGGAVTDGVFIVVWDSRKWTPGQRPSAQDFAFSRSFVVAPSEINDGHFSKKITIDANSFDQSTGADYLIGTIAGGSAIGTDRRVDKAVPLELQAQPVANVKAAIANTDNVVVSWDPPQGNTKVSEYRIKLFQVQPSGELNYLTQLSKGPNIRTVEFGNQRPGQYVATVEANISEDFLVQNFSTPVRSNVVEIKAPEITKPQPPTSVTLRATGVPGQVEAFWIDPTDTGGGRLTGYRATLNGGAQPVIKEFGASETSVVFGDLKAGVAYTVTIEARNAAGYSAPSAPSASVTLDAGATAEDENAEISLADTRIDASNNSSIEVTGHGYTGISEVDLFVVEAETAAPRFAATKVAVTDGNFRHKLLIPARTLDPRKKYTVMTSHGGKYEARALLKFKDPAAAQPRLTVDNNKVDSTKDAVVKVSGSGYVGDGAAQGVYVVVYDTSTWKPGQKPTARNAVAEWVRSQAIVDGRFTVDLRIPAGILDPKKKWAIGTFAAHALSQTDRSLDSSLPLEVAGSVAPSATATTTPTTATTTPTTSATTPSSTTPTSSAPAPAPGPKEPSDTGSVSKEKKPWVIVGSVLGVLAAIAAALGAVMTMFPQFLNGLRLR; via the coding sequence ATGTCTTCACATACCTGGCGAACTACTGCGTTAGCACTGGGAACGTCCTTGTCTTTGGCCCTGGGCATGGTTCAGCCGCTAGCTTTTGCGCAAACTCCACCCGCAGCCGATGCACAACAAGCAACAAAAATCCGACTGCGAGTTGATGGTACTACCATCGCCGCAGAATGGGATGCGATAGAAGGTACAGATCACTACACGGCCGAACTGATTTCTGTGGCAAACGGTGCGGTGGTTGGAGAGTCCTTGCACACCGTCCACAACCAATCATTTTTTACCGTTGCGGTGCCAGGCAGTTACTACGTGCAGGTAACGGCATGGCAATCGGCGACCCAGCATAGCGAGCCGGTGCGGTCTGCCCAGGTCGAGATAACTGGTGAGATAACAGTGCCTGCGGCACCCGATGCTCCTGTTTTTGAACTGCTTGGCGGTGGGGTTGCACGGGTTCAGTGGCAGCGTAATTCCAACGGTGGCAGTGACATTACTGGATCTGAAGTGATCCTGCGGCCACACGGTGGCGGGGCAGATATAACAAAACTGGTGGAAGGGGAAACCAGTACGGCGGAAATCTCTGGCCTTGTCCAAGGTCAAGCCTACACTGCAATTGTGCGCAATCGAAATAGTCAAGGTTTCTCACCAGAATCTCAACCATCTGACCCGATAGCTGTCACCCCTGATCCTGCCGGTCCACGACTGACAGTCACTCCAACCAAAGTTGATGCGACAAAAACAACTGAGTTCACGGTAGCTGGTGTCGGCTACACTGGCGGCGCAGTGACAGACGGGGTATTCATCGTCGTCTGGGATAGCCGAAAGTGGACACCAGGCCAACGCCCCTCCGCCCAAGACTTTGCTTTTAGCAGGTCTTTTGTGGTCGCTCCTTCTGAAATTAACGACGGACATTTTTCCAAGAAGATCACGATTGATGCCAATTCCTTCGATCAATCCACCGGTGCCGACTACCTCATCGGAACGATTGCTGGTGGTTCGGCAATCGGAACCGATCGCAGGGTTGACAAAGCAGTGCCGCTGGAATTACAGGCTCAACCTGTGGCGAATGTCAAGGCAGCAATCGCTAACACCGATAACGTCGTGGTTTCATGGGATCCACCACAGGGGAATACGAAGGTTTCTGAGTACCGGATTAAACTTTTCCAGGTGCAACCGTCAGGCGAATTAAACTACCTCACCCAACTGTCAAAGGGTCCTAATATCCGCACAGTGGAATTCGGCAACCAGCGTCCAGGCCAATACGTTGCAACCGTTGAGGCAAATATCTCTGAGGATTTCTTGGTACAAAACTTCTCCACCCCAGTCCGCAGCAATGTGGTGGAAATCAAGGCACCTGAAATTACCAAGCCACAGCCACCTACGAGTGTCACGCTGCGTGCCACCGGAGTACCTGGGCAGGTTGAGGCGTTTTGGATTGACCCAACTGATACCGGTGGCGGTCGGCTAACGGGTTACCGTGCAACCCTTAACGGTGGCGCCCAACCAGTGATTAAGGAATTCGGTGCGAGCGAGACCAGTGTTGTGTTTGGTGATCTTAAAGCTGGGGTCGCCTACACCGTTACGATAGAAGCCCGCAATGCTGCAGGCTATTCCGCACCCTCTGCTCCAAGCGCAAGCGTCACTCTCGACGCAGGTGCAACTGCTGAAGACGAAAATGCAGAAATTTCCCTGGCGGATACCCGCATTGATGCATCCAACAATTCCAGCATTGAAGTAACTGGACACGGCTATACCGGCATCTCGGAAGTTGATTTGTTTGTCGTCGAAGCTGAAACCGCAGCTCCTCGGTTTGCTGCAACCAAGGTTGCGGTGACTGACGGAAATTTCCGGCACAAGTTACTGATTCCAGCGCGCACTCTTGATCCACGCAAAAAATACACCGTCATGACATCACATGGCGGTAAATACGAAGCTCGGGCGCTACTGAAGTTCAAAGACCCGGCTGCTGCTCAACCGCGGCTAACCGTGGATAACAATAAGGTCGATTCCACTAAAGACGCTGTTGTTAAAGTTTCCGGTTCCGGCTATGTCGGTGATGGTGCGGCACAGGGTGTTTATGTGGTGGTGTATGACACCTCCACGTGGAAGCCTGGCCAAAAGCCTACCGCTCGAAACGCCGTGGCTGAATGGGTGCGTTCGCAGGCAATAGTTGATGGCCGATTCACCGTTGATCTGCGGATTCCAGCAGGAATCCTCGATCCGAAGAAAAAGTGGGCGATTGGAACCTTTGCAGCACATGCATTGTCACAAACCGACCGGTCGCTTGACAGCAGTTTGCCATTGGAGGTTGCCGGATCAGTAGCCCCATCCGCCACCGCGACCACCACGCCTACTACAGCAACAACGACCCCAACCACCAGTGCAACAACCCCGTCAAGCACCACACCGACCTCGTCCGCTCCCGCTCCCGCACCAGGTCCGAAGGAACCATCTGATACTGGTTCGGTGTCTAAGGAGAAGAAGCCATGGGTGATTGTTGGTAGCGTTCTCGGAGTTTTGGCCGCGATAGCTGCTGCACTGGGTGCGGTTATGACCATGTTCCCGCAGTTCTTGAATGGACTACGGTTACGGTAA
- a CDS encoding CPBP family intramembrane glutamic endopeptidase: protein MPVIIYFLVQARKPQKTARDVCATLGLQPGTKRGYGYAALIFVVFFALSVGALKLLPTELLNSSGTTFGRITSIAAGIAVVLLAAGEELFFRGLIAGVAFRRFSFPIANLIQSVLFFLPHLLLLSVDLRFWPLLPLQFAIGWVLGWLRYTSGSILPGVIIHVLTNVLIGFMIS, encoded by the coding sequence GTGCCGGTCATAATTTATTTCCTGGTGCAAGCACGGAAACCGCAGAAAACCGCCCGCGACGTGTGCGCCACTCTTGGGTTGCAGCCGGGCACCAAGCGAGGTTACGGCTATGCGGCGCTCATCTTCGTTGTCTTTTTCGCCCTAAGCGTCGGTGCCCTGAAGCTACTGCCCACAGAACTGCTTAATAGCAGCGGCACCACGTTCGGCCGGATCACCAGCATTGCCGCCGGAATCGCAGTCGTGTTGTTGGCCGCTGGGGAGGAACTTTTCTTCCGCGGGTTGATCGCAGGCGTTGCTTTTCGACGTTTCAGCTTCCCTATTGCCAACCTCATCCAATCGGTATTGTTCTTCCTCCCCCATCTTCTACTTTTAAGCGTCGACCTGCGATTTTGGCCCCTCCTGCCGCTTCAATTCGCAATTGGTTGGGTGCTAGGATGGCTGCGGTACACATCCGGGTCGATTCTGCCCGGGGTGATCATTCATGTGCTAACGAACGTCCTTATTGGTTTTATGATTTCATGA
- the mutM gene encoding bifunctional DNA-formamidopyrimidine glycosylase/DNA-(apurinic or apyrimidinic site) lyase, whose protein sequence is MPELPEVEVVRRGLEPHLVGKSFRDIDVRHPRAIRGIDGGAGQLIAALAGQTVQQVRRRGKFLWLELGNSTPDQPCLVVHLGMSGQMLIKDSDVQPTTHARICTTLDDGTQLWFVDQRTFGYWLPTTLVDVGTGVIPSTITHIARDLLDPELDMDKLSRRISAKNSEIKKLLLNQEIVAGIGNIYADEMLWAAQIHPRTPGSNLSKKKITHLLQAGQTVMRAALEQGGTSFDELYVNVNGESGYFDVRLNAYGQHNKPCDRCGTEIIKEKFTNRSSHFCPQCQRL, encoded by the coding sequence ATGCCAGAACTCCCAGAAGTAGAAGTCGTCCGCCGGGGCTTAGAGCCACACTTGGTGGGAAAAAGCTTCCGCGATATTGATGTGCGACACCCGCGCGCGATTCGGGGTATCGACGGCGGCGCGGGCCAACTCATCGCCGCTTTAGCGGGGCAGACTGTGCAGCAGGTTCGGCGGCGGGGTAAATTTTTATGGCTAGAACTGGGAAATTCCACCCCGGATCAGCCGTGTTTGGTGGTACATCTGGGCATGAGCGGCCAGATGCTGATCAAAGACAGCGACGTGCAGCCAACAACACATGCGCGCATTTGCACCACGCTTGACGACGGCACCCAGCTGTGGTTCGTCGACCAGCGCACCTTCGGTTACTGGTTGCCGACGACGCTTGTCGACGTCGGAACGGGTGTCATTCCTAGCACGATCACCCACATTGCGCGGGACTTACTAGACCCGGAACTCGATATGGACAAGCTAAGCAGGCGGATTTCAGCGAAGAATTCTGAGATTAAAAAGCTGCTGCTCAATCAGGAGATCGTCGCCGGTATCGGCAATATTTACGCCGACGAAATGCTCTGGGCAGCGCAAATCCATCCGCGTACACCCGGATCGAACCTTTCTAAGAAGAAAATAACGCACCTTTTGCAAGCCGGCCAAACCGTCATGCGGGCCGCGTTGGAACAAGGCGGCACCAGCTTCGACGAGCTTTATGTCAACGTCAATGGCGAGTCGGGATATTTCGATGTGCGCCTTAACGCCTACGGTCAACATAACAAGCCGTGTGATCGCTGCGGAACGGAAATAATCAAAGAGAAATTCACGAACCGATCGAGTCATTTCTGCCCCCAGTGCCAACGGCTTTAA
- a CDS encoding YceD family protein yields MNTTKKSPFVFYVADVIRNGITDYRTQTGLSPTRIGPAMIAIPEGGEVTVSATLNPLGEAVMVDADISAKLQGECVRCLAPLTPQSDLHVTQVFALTEDFIQGDEAEDEDDELPLVEKDHIDLLQTVLDEAGMTLPFNPVCPDGCTNEDTPAPDGESEKAQEEKVDPRWAGLEKFL; encoded by the coding sequence ATGAATACCACAAAGAAATCTCCCTTTGTTTTTTATGTCGCCGACGTTATACGCAATGGCATTACCGACTATCGCACCCAAACCGGACTAAGCCCAACCCGTATCGGGCCGGCGATGATCGCAATCCCCGAAGGTGGGGAAGTTACCGTTTCTGCCACCTTAAATCCGCTTGGAGAAGCGGTCATGGTCGATGCGGATATTTCGGCTAAGCTGCAAGGGGAATGCGTGCGCTGTTTGGCACCATTGACGCCGCAAAGTGATCTTCATGTCACCCAGGTCTTTGCGCTGACTGAAGATTTTATCCAAGGCGACGAGGCTGAGGATGAAGACGATGAACTTCCGTTGGTGGAAAAAGACCACATTGACTTGCTGCAAACCGTGTTAGATGAGGCAGGAATGACGTTGCCGTTCAACCCGGTGTGTCCGGATGGTTGCACGAACGAAGATACCCCAGCGCCGGATGGGGAATCGGAGAAAGCACAGGAGGAAAAGGTTGATCCCCGTTGGGCTGGTTTGGAGAAATTCCTGTGA
- a CDS encoding DivIVA domain-containing protein, whose protein sequence is MYRVFECLDELVRNVEQAYGVPMTSNCMVPRNEMLALLDDLRNALPVEVDDAQDVLDKQDQILGDAQDQAHQLVEDANSEAHSLVNRAREESDAMLNDAENRAHATVAKAQDEANRIVDTARRDAEDTINRAQNEAQRMIDSGNEQYQRSIDEGLAEQHRLVSEAEVVRRANEEAHRIVDAAHADSNRLRSECDQFVDAKLSEFEESLSATLRAVARDRSALRKGAGVGGAHTNYRERADRSDRSDSAEREYGRGNTGYSGDYSD, encoded by the coding sequence ATGTATCGCGTATTTGAATGCCTAGATGAATTAGTTCGCAACGTGGAGCAAGCCTATGGCGTTCCCATGACTTCTAACTGCATGGTTCCCCGCAATGAAATGCTCGCGCTTCTCGACGACCTGCGAAATGCACTGCCTGTCGAAGTCGACGATGCCCAAGACGTATTAGATAAGCAAGACCAGATCTTAGGCGATGCCCAGGACCAAGCACATCAGCTTGTTGAGGACGCCAATTCTGAGGCTCATTCCTTGGTTAATCGGGCGCGTGAAGAATCTGACGCCATGCTCAATGACGCGGAAAATCGCGCACACGCCACCGTGGCGAAGGCACAGGACGAAGCTAATCGCATAGTTGACACAGCCAGGCGCGACGCAGAGGACACCATTAACCGGGCTCAGAACGAAGCCCAACGAATGATCGACTCCGGCAACGAACAGTATCAGCGCAGTATCGACGAAGGTTTAGCCGAACAGCATCGTTTGGTTAGCGAAGCCGAGGTTGTGCGCCGAGCAAACGAAGAAGCGCACCGTATTGTTGATGCAGCTCACGCTGATTCTAACCGCCTGCGCAGCGAATGTGATCAGTTTGTCGATGCGAAGCTATCCGAATTCGAAGAATCACTATCTGCGACGTTACGCGCCGTCGCCCGTGATCGAAGTGCGTTACGAAAAGGCGCTGGTGTGGGCGGCGCCCACACAAACTATCGGGAACGGGCCGATCGAAGTGACCGAAGCGATTCTGCTGAACGAGAATACGGGCGCGGCAATACCGGATATAGCGGAGACTACTCGGATTAA